The following are encoded in a window of Acidimicrobiales bacterium genomic DNA:
- a CDS encoding response regulator — translation MAGGQTFRDNGRPYRGTPLALIVDDDEDMREFLTMTVKLEGFATHAVSSGADAIEYLADDPADLLITDQLMPGLTGMEVATTLRGQGYASPIVLFSAYMDSKLAQACEHLDVRPLSKIDIEALRRVVRTLARDLQG, via the coding sequence ATGGCCGGAGGGCAAACGTTCCGGGACAACGGAAGGCCCTACCGTGGAACCCCGCTCGCTCTCATCGTCGACGACGACGAGGACATGCGTGAGTTCCTCACCATGACCGTGAAGCTGGAGGGCTTCGCGACCCATGCCGTGAGCTCGGGCGCCGACGCCATCGAGTACCTGGCCGACGATCCCGCCGACCTGCTGATCACCGACCAGCTGATGCCCGGCCTCACCGGCATGGAGGTCGCCACCACGCTCCGGGGCCAGGGCTACGCCAGCCCCATCGTGCTGTTCAGCGCCTACATGGACAGCAAGCTGGCCCAGGCCTGCGAGCACCTCGACGTGCGTCCCCTGTCGAAGATCGACATCGAGGCGCTGCGCCGGGTCGTGCGGACCCTCGCGCGCGATCTGCAGGGCTGA
- a CDS encoding glycoside hydrolase family 43 protein has protein sequence MTRARIGEALRTRPGRVLAAAVVAGLVVALVALVVVPGATPPGGRHRPTGPDPDAGSSTGVTTEVASPPAAVPDTAVTVLPAPHPVAAPPPPAASRPTPTAPATSTPAPSYPAPRPEANRSAPAPPPAPPPGAVTAGDFPDPAVLRVGAVYYAYSTEVGATAVPVIRSVDLVRWESAGNALANLPAWSGGASVWAPSVVATASGYVLFYSTRDNRTGDQCISRAVSLLPEGPFVDTSANPFECQLGLGGSIDPDPFVDANGAQWLMWKSQGTASGTPPHIWAQAVGGDWKFLVGQPVALLTPDQSWEGGVVEAPAMFRAGSRYYLLYSGNSWNTAAYGVGYAVCRTVTGPCVKPRPGPALATHGNEAGPGSPAVFVDALGHTRVVFHAWAKPHVGYPGGERSLHLGTVSVSGDALVISEP, from the coding sequence GTGACGCGCGCTCGGATCGGGGAGGCGTTGCGGACGCGACCCGGCCGGGTCCTGGCCGCCGCCGTGGTGGCCGGTCTGGTCGTGGCGTTGGTGGCGCTGGTGGTCGTGCCGGGGGCGACTCCTCCCGGCGGCCGTCACCGACCGACGGGCCCCGACCCGGACGCGGGCAGCTCGACCGGGGTGACGACCGAGGTGGCCTCGCCTCCCGCCGCGGTGCCGGACACGGCCGTGACGGTCCTCCCGGCCCCCCACCCCGTGGCGGCGCCGCCTCCCCCGGCCGCGAGCCGCCCCACCCCGACGGCGCCGGCCACATCGACGCCGGCGCCCTCGTACCCCGCCCCCAGGCCCGAGGCCAACCGCTCCGCTCCCGCCCCGCCCCCGGCGCCGCCGCCGGGAGCGGTCACGGCGGGGGACTTCCCCGACCCGGCCGTGCTGCGCGTCGGGGCCGTGTACTACGCCTACTCGACCGAGGTAGGCGCCACCGCCGTGCCGGTCATCCGGTCGGTCGACCTCGTGCGCTGGGAGTCGGCCGGGAACGCGCTGGCCAACCTGCCGGCGTGGTCGGGCGGGGCCAGCGTCTGGGCGCCGTCGGTCGTGGCCACCGCCTCCGGGTACGTCCTCTTCTACAGCACGCGCGACAACCGGACCGGTGACCAGTGCATCTCGCGCGCCGTGAGCCTGCTGCCCGAGGGCCCGTTCGTCGACACCTCGGCCAACCCGTTCGAGTGCCAGCTGGGCCTCGGTGGATCGATCGACCCCGACCCCTTCGTCGACGCCAACGGCGCCCAGTGGCTGATGTGGAAGAGCCAGGGCACGGCGTCCGGAACGCCACCGCACATCTGGGCCCAGGCGGTGGGCGGGGACTGGAAGTTCCTAGTGGGCCAACCGGTGGCCCTGCTCACCCCCGACCAGAGCTGGGAGGGCGGCGTGGTCGAGGCCCCGGCCATGTTCCGCGCCGGCAGCCGCTACTACCTCCTGTACTCCGGAAACAGCTGGAACACGGCGGCGTACGGGGTCGGCTACGCGGTCTGTCGCACGGTCACCGGACCGTGCGTGAAGCCCCGCCCCGGCCCCGCCCTGGCCACCCACGGCAACGAAGCCGGCCCCGGCAGCCCGGCGGTCTTCGTCGACGCCCTGGGACACACGCGCGTCGTGTTCCACGCGTGGGCAAAACCGCACGTCGGTTACCCGGGTGGGGAGCGCAGCCTCCACCTCGGCACCGTCTCGGTATCCGGGGACGCCCTGGTGATCAGCGAGCCCTAG
- a CDS encoding cell wall-binding repeat-containing protein has product MRRFRPRPPPARCGAVAALCAATVLAWSAVAAASPMQSAPGQVPSAARPLVVAPAALGRLRGATPLGPLTPSTALDLRVVLQPRDPAALAQFVAAVSTPGSPQYGRYLAPGQFSARFGPTSATVTAVRSWLRAAGLTPGPLTSDGLILPVRAAAGRAERAFGTTLARVRLGDGRIVFANTSNVTVTGTMARAVQTVVGLDDVATARPQLVAHATGASSGTGSTSSPHVTSGPVPCAAATSTAQSFSAYTADQLATAYGFGPLYAQTAGSAGAGQTVAIYELEPYSGTDITTFQACYGTSTAVSNVIVDGGAGTGTGSGEAALDIENVIGLSPGVAIKVYEAPNGPATALDNYSRIIDDDTAQVISTSWGICEPESDPSALSAESSLFQQAATQGQTVLAASGDDGSEDCVNGSGTSTGVLSVDDPGSQPYVTSVGGTDLTAIGAPPSETVWNDPRFGSSGGGISTFWPMPSWQSASGVTGLPSAMSSGAPCHNPNGLCREVPDVSASADPLHGYVVYFSGQWGVDGGASAGPPLWAALLSIVNQGKGTPVGFVNPALYQKSAGGTLQLNDVVSGNNDFTGTNAGKYPATAGFDMATGLGTPVGCSLAEAFGVPGATCAGPGTVDPATSTVTAGSSSAPADGTTAVTVTVTLLDPFGTPVTGKTVTLAQGSGHSSIGPAAGAVTDSSGQAQFQVTDATAETATYTAADTTDRVNLTASAAVGFIRAVTVAAGGTATSAPPGTGPGAADPVVVSVVSPNAGTVSFMPGPATGTVPGAHVEGFGMSITAPPASASQPLTITFQLAAGAFPSGTGPGDVGVLRDGTPVAACSQSSAPGTAPAVPDPCLVSSSENGGVITVTVLSSHASTWTFSNPLSVRLAGADREATAVAVSQASFPAGGAGGVVLARDDTYPDALAGAALAGSRNAPVLLTSPGGLDAGPAAELRRVLPAGGTVYLLGGKAALSDQVASQVGALGYEVTRLSGPDRYSTAVAVAAAVGSPSGVLLTTGDNFPDALAAAAATGGGGRVVLLTHGSSMPAATGSYLSAHPGLQVFAVGGPAAAADTAATALVGADRYATAVAVARQFFSSPVTIGLATGVAFPDALAAGPRLAALGVPLLLTDPGALSAATSSYLTGSAHTIGRLEIYGGQAALPDPVVQQALALIG; this is encoded by the coding sequence ATGCGCAGATTCCGGCCCCGTCCTCCTCCCGCCCGGTGCGGAGCGGTAGCGGCGCTCTGCGCGGCGACCGTGCTGGCGTGGAGCGCGGTGGCGGCCGCCTCACCGATGCAGTCAGCCCCCGGGCAGGTTCCGTCCGCCGCCCGGCCGTTGGTGGTCGCACCGGCCGCGCTGGGCCGCCTGCGGGGCGCCACGCCTCTCGGTCCGCTGACGCCGTCGACGGCGCTCGACCTGCGCGTGGTGCTGCAGCCCCGCGACCCGGCCGCGCTCGCCCAGTTCGTGGCCGCCGTCTCGACGCCGGGCAGCCCGCAGTACGGCCGCTACCTGGCGCCGGGCCAGTTCTCGGCGCGCTTCGGGCCGACGTCCGCCACGGTGACGGCGGTGCGGTCGTGGCTGCGTGCCGCCGGCCTGACCCCGGGACCGCTGACAAGTGACGGCCTGATCCTCCCCGTGCGCGCCGCTGCCGGGCGCGCCGAGCGCGCCTTCGGGACCACCCTTGCGCGCGTCCGCCTCGGTGACGGCCGGATCGTGTTCGCCAACACAAGCAACGTAACGGTGACCGGGACCATGGCGCGCGCCGTACAGACGGTGGTCGGCCTCGACGACGTCGCCACCGCCCGGCCGCAGCTGGTGGCGCACGCCACGGGCGCATCGTCGGGCACCGGGTCGACGTCGAGCCCCCACGTCACCTCCGGGCCCGTACCCTGCGCGGCCGCCACGAGCACGGCCCAGTCGTTCTCGGCCTACACCGCCGACCAGCTGGCTACGGCGTACGGCTTCGGTCCCCTGTACGCGCAGACGGCGGGTTCCGCCGGGGCCGGCCAGACCGTGGCCATCTACGAGCTCGAGCCCTACTCGGGTACCGACATCACCACCTTCCAGGCGTGCTACGGCACGTCGACGGCGGTGAGCAACGTGATCGTCGACGGCGGCGCCGGCACGGGGACCGGCTCGGGAGAGGCGGCCCTCGACATCGAGAACGTCATCGGCCTCAGCCCCGGCGTGGCCATCAAGGTGTACGAGGCCCCCAACGGCCCGGCCACCGCTCTCGACAACTACTCGCGCATCATCGACGACGACACGGCCCAGGTGATCAGCACCAGCTGGGGGATATGCGAGCCGGAGTCGGACCCCTCGGCCCTGTCGGCCGAGTCCTCGCTGTTCCAGCAGGCGGCGACCCAGGGCCAGACCGTGCTCGCGGCGTCGGGGGACGACGGCTCCGAGGACTGCGTCAACGGATCCGGGACGTCGACCGGAGTCCTCTCGGTCGACGACCCCGGCAGCCAGCCCTACGTCACCAGCGTCGGAGGCACCGACCTCACCGCCATCGGGGCGCCGCCGAGCGAGACGGTGTGGAACGACCCCCGCTTCGGCTCCAGCGGCGGGGGCATCTCGACCTTCTGGCCGATGCCGTCGTGGCAGAGCGCCTCGGGCGTGACGGGGCTGCCGAGCGCCATGAGCAGCGGCGCGCCCTGCCACAACCCCAACGGCCTCTGCCGCGAGGTGCCCGACGTCTCGGCATCCGCCGATCCCCTCCACGGCTACGTCGTCTACTTCTCGGGCCAGTGGGGGGTCGACGGTGGCGCCAGCGCCGGACCTCCGCTGTGGGCGGCCCTCCTGTCGATCGTCAACCAGGGCAAGGGGACGCCGGTCGGCTTCGTGAACCCGGCGCTGTACCAGAAGAGCGCGGGTGGGACGCTGCAGCTCAACGACGTGGTGAGCGGTAACAACGACTTCACCGGCACCAACGCCGGCAAGTACCCGGCCACCGCCGGATTCGACATGGCCACCGGACTCGGCACGCCCGTGGGCTGCAGCCTGGCCGAGGCCTTCGGGGTGCCCGGCGCGACGTGCGCCGGACCCGGCACCGTCGACCCGGCCACGTCGACCGTCACCGCCGGGTCCTCCTCGGCGCCGGCCGACGGTACCACCGCCGTCACCGTCACCGTCACGCTGCTCGATCCCTTCGGCACCCCGGTGACCGGCAAGACCGTCACGCTGGCGCAGGGATCAGGCCATTCCTCGATCGGCCCGGCCGCGGGGGCGGTGACCGACAGCAGCGGGCAGGCGCAGTTCCAGGTCACCGACGCCACCGCCGAGACCGCCACCTACACGGCGGCGGACACGACCGACCGCGTGAACCTCACCGCCAGCGCCGCGGTCGGCTTCATCCGCGCCGTCACCGTGGCGGCGGGGGGCACCGCCACGTCGGCGCCGCCCGGAACGGGCCCCGGCGCCGCCGATCCCGTCGTGGTGTCGGTCGTCTCGCCCAACGCCGGGACGGTCAGCTTCATGCCGGGACCGGCCACGGGCACGGTCCCGGGCGCGCACGTCGAGGGATTCGGCATGTCGATCACCGCGCCTCCGGCCAGCGCCTCCCAGCCGCTGACCATCACCTTCCAGCTGGCGGCGGGGGCGTTCCCGTCCGGCACCGGGCCCGGTGACGTCGGCGTCCTCCGGGACGGGACGCCGGTGGCGGCGTGCTCCCAGTCCAGCGCCCCCGGCACCGCCCCGGCGGTCCCGGATCCCTGCCTCGTCTCGTCCTCCGAGAACGGTGGGGTCATAACCGTCACCGTGCTGAGCTCGCACGCCTCGACATGGACCTTCAGCAACCCGCTGTCGGTGCGGCTGGCCGGCGCCGACCGGGAGGCGACGGCGGTGGCGGTCTCCCAGGCCAGCTTCCCGGCGGGAGGTGCCGGCGGTGTGGTTCTGGCCCGGGACGACACCTATCCCGACGCCCTGGCGGGGGCGGCGCTGGCCGGCTCCCGCAACGCACCGGTGCTGCTCACCTCCCCGGGCGGTCTCGATGCCGGGCCTGCCGCCGAGTTGCGTCGCGTCCTCCCGGCGGGCGGCACCGTCTACCTCCTCGGCGGCAAGGCGGCGCTGTCCGACCAGGTCGCATCCCAGGTGGGCGCTCTCGGCTACGAGGTGACGCGGTTGTCGGGGCCCGACCGGTACTCCACGGCGGTGGCGGTGGCCGCCGCCGTGGGTTCCCCCTCCGGTGTGCTGCTCACGACGGGGGACAACTTCCCCGACGCCCTGGCTGCCGCCGCCGCGACCGGTGGGGGCGGGCGGGTGGTCCTGCTCACCCACGGGTCGTCCATGCCCGCCGCCACGGGCTCCTATCTCTCCGCCCACCCCGGGCTCCAGGTCTTCGCGGTGGGCGGACCGGCGGCCGCCGCCGACACCGCCGCCACGGCCCTGGTCGGCGCCGACCGGTACGCCACCGCGGTGGCGGTGGCCCGGCAGTTCTTCTCGTCCCCGGTCACGATCGGGCTGGCCACCGGAGTGGCGTTCCCGGACGCCCTGGCCGCCGGGCCGCGCCTGGCCGCCCTCGGCGTGCCCCTCCTGTTGACCGACCCCGGCGCCCTGTCGGCGGCCACGAGCTCGTACCTGACCGGCTCGGCCCACACCATCGGCCGCCTCGAGATCTACGGGGGGCAAGCGGCGCTCCCCGACCCCGTCGTCCAGCAGGCCCTGGCCCTCATCGGCTGA
- a CDS encoding S8 family peptidase: protein MQPTRAPGRGVSWGRRARFLAASLAGGLSAVALTPALGAFADPGTSGPSQSVIVEAPDGVDVASLLALLPPGQARKALGIINGAAVSLNQHWISVLQGAGAIVTPDQAVTVQGAAYSNNLGCPGPTSPSTPSGNFVADTGADKLANRANQGQGVTVAVLDTGINSSLADLSNVVGGVDLTGGNSPFTDEYGHGTFVAGLVAGSGASSGGQYTGEAPGADLVSIKAAGASGVTTASTIISGISWAVQNQSTYNIGVLNLSFGALPTGPTNTEPMDRAVEAAWKAGIVVVVSAGNAGPFNGTIMSPGDDPLAITVGAYADNNSPKPANWAMCSFSSVGPTQYDGWFKPDLVAPGRSVVSVADPGSTIYTANPQALVGNANFVGSGTSFSAAITSGAAALVLSAHPDANPNGVKGRLVGNAVPGPAQDPFVDGHGVLNAFYAAQGPALRYDQTAARQAESNHPGSVIDLGSSWNGSSWNAANWTGSSWNGSSWNGSSWNGSSWNGSSWNGSSWNGSSWNGSSWNGSSWNGSSWNGSSWNSMVWDGSSWNGSSWNGSSWNGSSWNGSSWNGSSWNGSSWNGSSWNGSSWNGSSWN from the coding sequence GTGCAACCGACCCGGGCACCCGGGCGCGGCGTGTCGTGGGGGCGCAGGGCGCGCTTCCTCGCGGCGTCACTGGCCGGCGGCCTCTCCGCCGTTGCCCTGACGCCGGCGCTGGGGGCCTTCGCCGACCCCGGCACCTCGGGGCCCTCCCAGTCGGTCATCGTCGAGGCCCCCGACGGGGTCGACGTTGCCAGCCTGCTGGCCCTCCTGCCCCCGGGGCAGGCCAGGAAGGCCCTGGGAATCATCAACGGGGCCGCGGTCAGCCTCAACCAGCACTGGATCTCGGTGCTGCAGGGCGCGGGCGCCATCGTCACCCCCGACCAGGCGGTGACCGTCCAGGGCGCCGCCTATTCGAACAACCTGGGCTGCCCGGGCCCGACCAGCCCCTCGACCCCGTCGGGCAACTTCGTTGCCGACACCGGCGCCGACAAGCTGGCCAACCGGGCCAACCAGGGCCAGGGCGTGACCGTGGCCGTCCTCGACACCGGCATCAACTCCTCGCTGGCCGACCTGTCCAACGTCGTCGGGGGCGTGGACCTCACCGGGGGCAACTCCCCGTTCACCGACGAGTACGGCCACGGCACCTTCGTGGCCGGCCTGGTGGCGGGCAGCGGGGCCTCCTCGGGCGGGCAGTACACGGGTGAGGCCCCCGGCGCCGACCTGGTCTCGATCAAGGCGGCGGGCGCCTCGGGCGTCACCACCGCCTCCACGATCATCTCCGGGATCAGCTGGGCCGTCCAGAACCAGTCCACCTACAACATCGGCGTCCTCAACCTTTCCTTCGGTGCCCTGCCCACCGGTCCGACCAACACCGAGCCGATGGACCGGGCGGTGGAGGCGGCGTGGAAGGCGGGGATCGTCGTGGTGGTCTCGGCGGGCAACGCCGGGCCCTTCAACGGCACGATCATGTCCCCGGGCGACGACCCCCTGGCCATCACCGTCGGGGCCTACGCCGACAACAACAGCCCGAAGCCGGCCAACTGGGCCATGTGCTCGTTCTCCTCGGTCGGCCCGACGCAGTACGACGGGTGGTTCAAGCCCGACCTGGTGGCCCCGGGCCGCTCGGTGGTCAGTGTCGCCGACCCCGGCTCGACCATCTACACGGCCAACCCCCAGGCGCTCGTCGGCAATGCCAACTTCGTGGGGTCGGGGACGTCGTTCTCGGCGGCCATCACCTCCGGGGCCGCCGCCCTCGTGCTCTCGGCCCATCCCGACGCCAACCCCAACGGGGTGAAGGGGCGCCTGGTCGGCAACGCCGTGCCGGGCCCGGCCCAGGATCCCTTCGTCGACGGCCACGGGGTGCTCAACGCCTTCTACGCCGCCCAGGGCCCGGCTCTGCGCTACGACCAGACCGCCGCCCGCCAGGCCGAGTCGAACCACCCGGGCTCGGTGATCGACCTGGGCTCCTCCTGGAACGGCTCGTCCTGGAACGCCGCCAACTGGACCGGCTCGTCGTGGAACGGCAGCTCCTGGAACGGCAGCTCCTGGAACGGCTCCAGCTGGAACGGGTCGTCGTGGAACGGGTCGTCGTGGAACGGGTCCTCGTGGAACGGGAGCAGCTGGAATGGCAGCTCCTGGAACGGCTCCTCCTGGAACGGCTCGAGCTGGAACTCCATGGTCTGGGACGGCTCGTCGTGGAACGGCAGCTCCTGGAACGGCTCCAGCTGGAACGGGTCGTCGTGGAACGGGTCCTCGTGGAACGGGTCGTCGTGGAACGGGAGCAGCTGGAACGGCAGCTCCTGGAACGGATCGAGCTGGAACGGATCGAGCTGGAACTGA
- a CDS encoding GGDEF domain-containing protein, whose product MKRGPIPLPLPWLNREREDDELLTNGRGPGEWGPGSAGNGRPGAVGGSRRRLDILPLIQELEHARSGLAYVYWCLDHLLARLALSDAVLVSNHPGLGRQVFRARGRALSDPGSVDWWAGPGLYVHPEVLSEPDARAIAALCHVALSMELARHDAAHDALTGLLNRRSFDDALAALLSNATRYGTQFSLVLLDVDGLKHLNDTAGHWEGDRLLQAAGSELRRSLRAGDYAARLGGDEFGLLLVSSMREAAVRLRDRLSEAVSATLGRGAGFSVGVATAPEESTDASGLYRLADARLYEDKRKVRECA is encoded by the coding sequence GTGAAGCGTGGGCCGATACCCCTTCCGCTCCCGTGGCTCAACCGCGAGCGCGAGGACGACGAGCTCCTCACCAACGGCCGCGGGCCGGGTGAGTGGGGCCCGGGGAGCGCCGGCAACGGCCGGCCCGGCGCGGTCGGGGGGTCGCGCCGCCGGCTCGACATCCTCCCGCTCATCCAGGAACTGGAGCACGCCCGGTCCGGGCTGGCGTACGTGTACTGGTGCCTGGACCATCTCCTCGCCCGGCTGGCGCTGAGCGACGCCGTACTCGTGAGCAACCACCCCGGCCTCGGACGGCAGGTCTTCCGGGCGCGGGGCCGGGCCCTCTCCGACCCGGGCAGCGTCGACTGGTGGGCGGGCCCGGGCCTGTACGTGCACCCCGAGGTGCTGTCGGAGCCCGACGCCCGTGCCATCGCCGCGCTGTGTCACGTCGCGCTGTCGATGGAGCTGGCGCGCCACGACGCCGCCCACGACGCGCTGACCGGACTCCTCAACCGCCGGTCGTTCGACGACGCGCTGGCGGCGCTGCTGTCGAACGCGACCCGCTACGGGACGCAGTTCTCGCTCGTGCTGCTCGACGTCGACGGCCTCAAGCACCTCAACGACACCGCCGGCCACTGGGAGGGGGACCGCCTGCTGCAGGCGGCGGGATCGGAGCTGCGGCGGTCACTGCGCGCCGGGGACTACGCGGCGCGCCTCGGTGGCGACGAGTTCGGGCTGCTGCTGGTCAGCTCGATGCGCGAAGCGGCGGTGCGGCTGCGCGATCGCCTGTCGGAAGCGGTGAGCGCCACCCTGGGACGGGGGGCCGGCTTCTCGGTCGGTGTGGCCACCGCGCCGGAGGAGTCGACCGACGCCAGCGGCCTCTACCGGCTGGCCGACGCCCGGCTCTACGAGGACAAGCGCAAGGTCCGCGAGTGCGCCTAG
- a CDS encoding HD domain-containing phosphohydrolase — MSRTTDPDFVACHSPWEMTQGAAVWLARRCAADVAAIYLSDGETGQVRRGLHTPGEGALLPLTSLLPHRLWWKGPPAWTSAGGPSMRIVPFTLGSDSGVAVVGPFGLYRPRADLAATIDGEVRRLAAALAAGLERFPSARAGQTDLLEAVAFQYGASLDGSPEPLLSSLREVLQAERVTWEGDVLVVEGARLSVPGAVAAAEWWVPLAVAARDRWADGVGTVLSGLADLLDARHPSTRGRSLATSELAIRMAARLRLGGDRLGEVEEAASLYRVGTALLDSYPDAPAGSREHPRLPAVSAGLLAGAARPSEVVDAVRGLSERWDGAGPEGLVGISIPAPSRIIAVAAAWLELVAPWQAGPDGRAHLATELVERRAARTLVARAGADLDPRAVGALLEETDASAAL, encoded by the coding sequence ATGTCCCGCACAACCGATCCCGACTTCGTAGCGTGCCACTCCCCGTGGGAGATGACCCAGGGCGCGGCCGTGTGGCTGGCCCGGCGCTGCGCCGCCGACGTGGCCGCCATCTACCTCTCCGACGGCGAGACGGGCCAGGTCCGCCGCGGCCTCCACACCCCGGGCGAAGGTGCGCTTCTCCCCCTCACCTCCCTCCTCCCCCACCGACTGTGGTGGAAGGGCCCGCCCGCATGGACGTCGGCGGGCGGGCCGAGCATGAGGATCGTGCCGTTCACTCTCGGATCGGACAGCGGCGTGGCGGTCGTGGGCCCCTTCGGCCTGTACCGGCCCCGTGCCGACCTGGCCGCCACCATCGACGGGGAGGTCCGGCGGTTGGCCGCCGCGCTGGCGGCCGGGCTGGAGCGCTTCCCGTCGGCCCGGGCCGGCCAGACCGATCTCCTGGAGGCGGTGGCCTTCCAGTACGGGGCCAGCCTCGACGGGTCGCCGGAGCCGCTCCTGTCCTCGCTGCGCGAGGTCCTCCAGGCCGAGCGGGTCACCTGGGAGGGCGATGTCCTGGTCGTCGAGGGCGCCCGGCTCTCGGTGCCCGGCGCCGTGGCCGCCGCCGAGTGGTGGGTTCCGCTGGCCGTCGCCGCCCGGGACCGCTGGGCCGACGGCGTGGGCACCGTGCTGTCGGGCCTGGCCGACCTCCTGGACGCCCGCCACCCCTCCACCCGGGGGCGTTCGCTCGCCACCTCCGAGCTCGCCATCCGCATGGCCGCCCGCCTCCGGCTCGGCGGCGACCGCCTGGGCGAGGTCGAGGAGGCGGCATCTCTCTACCGGGTCGGCACCGCCCTCCTGGACTCCTATCCCGACGCCCCGGCCGGATCCCGGGAGCACCCCCGCCTCCCGGCGGTCAGCGCCGGCCTCCTGGCCGGAGCGGCCCGGCCCTCCGAGGTCGTCGACGCCGTGCGGGGCCTCTCGGAGCGCTGGGACGGCGCCGGCCCCGAGGGCCTGGTCGGCATCTCCATCCCCGCCCCGTCCCGGATCATCGCGGTGGCGGCGGCATGGCTGGAGCTGGTGGCCCCGTGGCAGGCCGGGCCGGACGGGCGGGCCCACCTGGCCACCGAGCTGGTGGAGCGCCGGGCGGCGCGGACCCTCGTGGCCCGGGCCGGCGCCGACCTCGATCCCCGGGCCGTGGGTGCCCTGCTCGAGGAGACCGACGCGTCAGCGGCTCTCTAG